In Deinococcus fonticola, the DNA window GAGTCAATGCGTATCTCCAGCTCGTCAGGGCTTTTCGCAGGTAATCGCGTCCTTCGTCGGTTCCAGTGCCAGGGCATCCACCGTGGATCCTTAGTATCTTGACCTTCTTTCGATTTCATCACGGCAATGACTTTGCTAATCGCCGTGTGGTTCGCTCTTCTTGCTCTTTCGCTTCTCGGTTGTCATGCGTCTCGCCTCGTTCGAGGCTCAGAAACTATATGCCCTGCTTTGAGATCTGTCAACTCCCTGTTGCAGATGATCTCTCAATGAACGGCAAGCAGCGTCCAGCACAGCTCCAATTCATTTCGAAAAACCGCGCGCCTGCCTGCGCCACCTTGCCCGACTGGCCGCGTTGCCCTAGCAAGGGCTCAGCAGTTCTCTGGCGCCCTCCTCCAGCAGTGCCATGCATAGGGAGCACGCCTGTCTGCCCGCTTTGACCGCATAAGCAAGTTGCAGAAAAGGTCGTCAGTCGCCGGAGAACCTGAGTTCGTCTGCTTTAAGGGAGTATCCCGACTGTCCGGCTGGGTGAGTCATACGCCGGACATCCGCCTGTAGCATGGTTGCTATGACCGTGGAAGTGAACGCGCCCCGTGTGGGTGTAGTGATGGGCAGCCGCAGTGATTTCGAGACGATGCAGGGCGCACTGGAGCTTTTGCAGCAACTGGATATTCCTTATGAGGTGCGTGTTCTGTCGGCACACCGCACGCCGCACCTGCTGGCGACTTATGCCCAGCGGGCCGAACGCCTGAACCTGAGTTGCATCATTGCCGGGGCGGGCGGCGCGGCCCACCTGCCGGGAATGCTGGCAGCGTTCACGCGGGTGCCCGTGCTGGGGGTTCCGGTTCAGAGCAAGGCGCTCAGCGGTGTGGATAGCCTGCACAGCATCGTGCAGATGCCCGCCGGGGTTCCGGTGGCGACGTTTGCTATTGGGCAGGCCGGAGCGAAGAATGCTGCGCTGTTCGCTGCCGCGCTGCTGGCGACCACAGACGCGAAGATCCGCGAGAAACTCGACGCCTTCCGCGAGAAGCAGACGCAGGCCGTGCTGGATGATCCTTTCTTTGAAGGTCATCCCCAGGCGGGTGGGATGTGAGACAGGTTCCATCTGATTTTGCAACAGGCGCGAAAACACCGAAATCGCCGTGCTGCCCTACTGTTTTGCAAGTTAAATTTCATCCTGTTAAAAATGGGATTCGACTGGAGTTCCTATGAAAGAGCGGACACTGGGCATTCTGGGGGGTGGGCAACTGGCGCAGATGTTGGCCCTCGCGGCTATTCCCCTCAACGTGCGCGTGGTGGTGCTGGAACCCGACGCGCAGGCCCCGGCGCGCCTTTGCGCAGAGCACCTGGCAGCGCCGTACACCGACCCGGTGGGACTGAATGAACTGGCCGCCTGCGAGGCCGTGACGCTGGAATTCGAGAACGTTCCGGTGGAGGCGCTGGATGCCCTGCATGGACGCGTTCCGGTGCGTCCCGGCGCGGAGTTACTGGCCCGCAGCAAGCACCGCGCCCGCGAAAAACAGGCCCTGCGTGAGGCGGGGGCCGACACAGCGCCGTTCATCGTGATCGAGTCCGCGCCGGAATTGCAGGGGGCCCTGAAGCAGGTGGGTGGGCGCGGCATCCTGAAAACTTCTGAACTGGGCTATGACGGCAAAGGACAGGCACGTGTTTCCTCCGATTTCGAGCTGGGGCAGGCCTGGGAAGCGCTGGGCGGCGTGCCGTGCGTGCTGGAAGGCTTGGTGAACTTCGAGCGCGAAGTGAGCCTGGCTGTGGCGCGTACCCCGGACGGACGGGTGGCTTTCGGGCCGCTGATCGAGAACGTTCACCGGAACGGAATTCTGCGCACGAGCATTTATCCCGCGAATGTTCCAGCCGGCACCGAAGAGAAAGCGCGGGAGATGGCACGGGCGGTGGCCGAACACTGGGGGCTGGAAGGGCTGATGACCCTGGAATTCTTCCAGTTGCCCAGTGGCTCTGCCGGAGAGGGACGGCTGCTGGTGAACGAGGTGGCACCCCGTGTACACAACAGTGGGCACCTGACACAGGACGGCGGGGGCGTCAGCCAGTTTGAAGCGCAGGTTCGCGCTGTGCTGGGCCTGCCTCTGACGGACTGGAAACCTCTTCACCCCTGCGCCATGGTCAATTATGTGGGTGTGGACGGCGCAGAGCCCGAATGGGAGGGCATCGATGCACTGGAAGGCACGCGCGTTCACCTGTACCACAAGGCGCACCGCCACGGGCGCAAACTGGGGCATGTGAATCTCGTCGCGCCGGATGCCGAGACCCTGCGGCAACGCCTGGAGCAGCTGGAGAAGCTG includes these proteins:
- the purE gene encoding 5-(carboxyamino)imidazole ribonucleotide mutase, with product MTVEVNAPRVGVVMGSRSDFETMQGALELLQQLDIPYEVRVLSAHRTPHLLATYAQRAERLNLSCIIAGAGGAAHLPGMLAAFTRVPVLGVPVQSKALSGVDSLHSIVQMPAGVPVATFAIGQAGAKNAALFAAALLATTDAKIREKLDAFREKQTQAVLDDPFFEGHPQAGGM
- the purK gene encoding 5-(carboxyamino)imidazole ribonucleotide synthase, coding for MKERTLGILGGGQLAQMLALAAIPLNVRVVVLEPDAQAPARLCAEHLAAPYTDPVGLNELAACEAVTLEFENVPVEALDALHGRVPVRPGAELLARSKHRAREKQALREAGADTAPFIVIESAPELQGALKQVGGRGILKTSELGYDGKGQARVSSDFELGQAWEALGGVPCVLEGLVNFEREVSLAVARTPDGRVAFGPLIENVHRNGILRTSIYPANVPAGTEEKAREMARAVAEHWGLEGLMTLEFFQLPSGSAGEGRLLVNEVAPRVHNSGHLTQDGGGVSQFEAQVRAVLGLPLTDWKPLHPCAMVNYVGVDGAEPEWEGIDALEGTRVHLYHKAHRHGRKLGHVNLVAPDAETLRQRLEQLEKLIP